The following are encoded in a window of Mycobacteroides chelonae CCUG 47445 genomic DNA:
- a CDS encoding DUF2567 domain-containing protein, whose protein sequence is MSAGEEPQVAMSAGEAPSAPVTVTSAVVDQAVAPRFSHAKAATVVFGVLSVAGVLVGALWSVIAPGVHGAIADTRDNGRVFVHLGSQADNFFIATTLLTGMAAVVAVVVSAAAWQWRAHRGPVMLGGVALGALAGSALAAGVGAALVRLRYGALDIAGAQLDEGHRIKYVVEAPAVFYGHTPAQIAVTLALAPCLAAVTYMFCVVACVRDDLDAWPPVTGPLYRVPVTAPPVDGVNSTA, encoded by the coding sequence ATGAGCGCCGGCGAAGAGCCGCAGGTAGCGATGAGCGCCGGCGAAGCGCCCTCGGCGCCCGTGACTGTCACCTCGGCGGTCGTCGATCAGGCTGTCGCGCCGCGTTTTTCACACGCCAAGGCGGCAACGGTGGTTTTCGGTGTCCTGAGCGTTGCAGGGGTGTTGGTGGGGGCACTATGGAGCGTTATCGCACCGGGTGTGCACGGTGCCATCGCCGATACTCGTGACAACGGCCGCGTGTTTGTTCATCTGGGTAGTCAGGCCGACAACTTCTTCATCGCGACCACGCTGCTGACGGGGATGGCGGCCGTGGTTGCGGTGGTCGTATCCGCCGCGGCCTGGCAGTGGCGGGCGCACCGGGGCCCGGTGATGCTAGGCGGGGTCGCCCTGGGGGCCCTGGCAGGCTCGGCGCTCGCGGCCGGTGTGGGAGCCGCACTGGTCCGGTTGCGTTACGGGGCACTGGATATCGCCGGTGCTCAGCTGGACGAGGGACATCGGATCAAGTACGTCGTCGAGGCTCCGGCTGTCTTCTACGGTCACACGCCCGCTCAGATCGCAGTCACCCTGGCGCTGGCTCCGTGTTTGGCGGCGGTCACGTACATGTTCTGTGTAGTGGCTTGTGTGCGTGATGATCTCGACGCCTGGCCGCCGGTAACTGGCCCGCTGTACCGGGTGCCCGTGACCGCCCCGCCGGTCGACGGCGTCAACTCGACGGCTTAG
- a CDS encoding acyltransferase family protein has protein sequence MFFVSATKPVTDPEVPPTAAMDATPKPKSSKGFYRYDLDGLRGIAIFLVAVFHVWFGRVSGGVDVFLTLSGFFYGSKLLRTATTQGASLNPVPVLKRLVRRLLPALVLVLAACAVLTVLVQPETRWETFAEQSLASLGYYQNWELANTAADYLAASESVSPLQHLWSMSVQGQFYVGFLALVYLLAVLLRKPLGRHIRTVLVAVIASLTAASFGYAIYAHLDFQSIAYYNTFARAWELLLGVLVGALVAGTRWPMWLRQVLSIAALATILSCGALINGVREFPGPLALVPVIATLVLILSAANLPTDTPQPAANRFLATRPLVELGSLAYSLYLWHWPLLVYWLVYSGQPKVSLWEGAAILGISLALAYLTNKYVETPLRYPRPVAKPSTLWTRLRRPTLALGTSIVLMAVALTATSFTWLEHVTVQRSNGKELSGLRPRDYPGAGALLYGDRVPDLPMRPTTLEASDDLPITTEQDCISDFRNRAVITCTYGNPHATRTIALAGGSHAEHWITALDILGRQHNFKITTYLKMGCPLSTEEVPRIAGSNDPYPDCKKWVDEVMARLIKEHPDYVFTTTTRPRSAFGTGDVMPDSYLGIWSAFDEAGIPVLGMRDTPWLIDKDGTTYTAADCISAGGNSDSCAMDRNRALDDVNPTFAIANQFPLLKILDMTKAVCRSDKCRVVEGNVLVYHDSHHISATYMRTMAKELGRQIALATGWWRTTPPGK, from the coding sequence ATGTTCTTCGTCTCAGCAACCAAACCCGTGACCGATCCCGAGGTGCCTCCCACCGCGGCGATGGACGCCACCCCAAAGCCTAAGAGCAGCAAGGGGTTTTATCGGTACGACCTCGACGGATTGCGCGGAATCGCGATTTTTCTGGTCGCGGTGTTTCACGTGTGGTTCGGCAGGGTGTCGGGTGGAGTTGACGTCTTCTTAACCCTTTCGGGCTTTTTCTACGGCAGCAAGCTACTTCGCACAGCGACCACACAGGGAGCGTCGCTCAACCCGGTACCGGTGTTGAAGCGACTGGTCCGGCGCTTGCTCCCCGCGCTGGTTCTGGTGCTGGCGGCCTGTGCCGTACTCACCGTCTTAGTGCAACCCGAGACCCGGTGGGAGACGTTCGCCGAGCAGAGTCTGGCCAGCCTCGGGTACTACCAGAACTGGGAGCTGGCCAACACCGCCGCCGACTATCTGGCAGCCAGCGAGTCGGTCAGCCCACTCCAGCACCTCTGGTCGATGTCGGTTCAGGGCCAGTTCTACGTCGGTTTCCTGGCGTTGGTGTATCTGCTGGCGGTTCTGCTGCGCAAACCACTCGGCCGGCACATCCGCACTGTCCTGGTGGCCGTGATCGCAAGCCTGACCGCCGCATCGTTCGGCTACGCGATCTACGCCCATCTCGACTTCCAGTCGATTGCCTACTACAACACGTTCGCGCGGGCTTGGGAGTTGCTACTCGGAGTGCTGGTAGGGGCGTTGGTGGCGGGAACCCGCTGGCCGATGTGGCTTCGCCAGGTCCTGAGCATCGCGGCCTTGGCGACGATCCTGTCCTGCGGCGCGCTCATCAACGGCGTGCGGGAGTTCCCGGGTCCGCTGGCCCTCGTGCCCGTCATCGCCACACTCGTCCTCATCTTGTCGGCGGCGAATCTGCCCACCGACACCCCACAACCGGCGGCGAACCGGTTCCTGGCCACCAGACCCCTGGTCGAGCTGGGTTCACTGGCGTACTCCCTCTATCTGTGGCACTGGCCGCTGCTGGTCTACTGGCTGGTCTACAGCGGTCAGCCCAAGGTCTCCTTGTGGGAAGGTGCCGCCATCCTCGGGATATCCCTGGCGTTGGCCTACTTGACCAACAAATACGTCGAGACTCCCCTGCGGTACCCCCGGCCGGTCGCCAAGCCCTCCACGCTGTGGACCAGGCTGCGGCGCCCCACCTTGGCGCTCGGAACCTCGATCGTCTTGATGGCGGTCGCGCTGACCGCTACCTCGTTCACCTGGCTCGAACATGTCACGGTGCAGCGGTCCAATGGCAAGGAGCTCTCCGGCCTGCGTCCACGGGACTACCCGGGCGCCGGAGCCCTGCTCTACGGCGACCGCGTACCCGACCTACCGATGCGGCCCACCACCCTGGAGGCCTCTGACGACCTGCCCATCACCACCGAGCAGGACTGCATCAGCGACTTCCGCAATCGCGCGGTGATCACCTGTACCTACGGCAATCCGCACGCCACACGAACCATCGCGCTGGCCGGCGGATCACATGCCGAGCACTGGATCACCGCCCTCGACATCCTGGGGCGCCAACACAACTTCAAAATCACCACCTATCTGAAGATGGGTTGCCCGCTCAGCACCGAAGAGGTCCCTCGCATCGCCGGGTCCAACGACCCATACCCCGATTGCAAGAAATGGGTCGACGAGGTGATGGCGCGGTTGATCAAGGAACACCCCGACTACGTCTTCACCACAACCACCCGCCCTCGCTCCGCGTTCGGCACCGGCGATGTGATGCCCGATAGCTACCTGGGCATCTGGTCGGCGTTCGACGAGGCGGGAATTCCTGTTCTCGGAATGCGCGACACGCCCTGGCTGATCGACAAGGACGGCACCACCTACACCGCCGCCGACTGCATTTCGGCGGGTGGAAACTCCGATTCGTGCGCCATGGATCGCAACCGCGCGCTCGATGACGTGAATCCCACGTTCGCCATCGCGAACCAGTTCCCACTACTCAAGATCCTCGATATGACCAAGGCCGTGTGCCGCTCCGACAAGTGCCGTGTAGTTGAGGGAAACGTGTTGGTGTATCACGATTCTCACCACATCTCGGCAACCTACATGCGCACTATGGCCAAGGAGCTGGGGCGCCAGATCGCCCTCGCGACCGGTTGGTGGCGAACGACCCCGCCGGGCAAGTGA
- a CDS encoding TetR/AcrR family transcriptional regulator C-terminal domain-containing protein: protein MAITEPNKGRAAPLNRYDLVRRATAILDDYGIADLTMRRLARELDIAPSALYWHFANKQQLLGAVADHVLAPLAESDCRDVPWQQRIEFLCAALRDALLSHKDGAELVSASFASGQTSHMITVVNRLAEAAVTSGLGAVPAALAARSIVYYVLGYVADEQSRLQWDSAGALQHGQSFLADGAGLTDPTAQFGFGVRLLVDGIGQLARQSSPIS, encoded by the coding sequence ATGGCCATCACCGAGCCAAACAAGGGGCGCGCCGCCCCGCTGAACCGATACGACCTGGTGCGCCGGGCCACCGCGATTCTCGACGACTACGGGATCGCGGACCTCACGATGCGCCGGCTGGCTCGTGAACTCGATATCGCGCCGAGCGCGCTGTACTGGCACTTCGCGAACAAGCAGCAGCTACTCGGCGCGGTTGCCGATCACGTGCTGGCGCCCTTGGCCGAATCCGATTGTCGCGATGTGCCCTGGCAGCAGCGCATCGAATTCCTGTGCGCCGCCCTGCGTGACGCTCTGTTATCCCACAAGGACGGAGCGGAGTTGGTGTCGGCGAGCTTCGCCTCCGGCCAGACCTCCCACATGATCACGGTGGTGAACCGCTTGGCCGAGGCCGCGGTGACCTCCGGACTGGGCGCGGTACCCGCCGCCCTCGCCGCCCGCAGCATCGTCTACTACGTCTTGGGTTATGTCGCCGACGAACAGTCTCGGCTGCAGTGGGATTCGGCCGGTGCACTGCAACACGGCCAGTCCTTCCTCGCTGACGGTGCGGGCCTGACGGACCCGACCGCGCAGTTCGGTTTTGGCGTGCGCCTTCTTGTGGATGGCATCGGCCAGTTGGCCCGCCAGTCCAGCCCGATCAGTTAG
- a CDS encoding adenosylmethionine--8-amino-7-oxononanoate transaminase: MTPDEVGSVDAAHLWHPYSGIGDPDAAQRPLVVTSASGPNITVVRDGRSVEVLDAMSSWWSCIHGHGHPALDRAVTEQLASMSHVMFGGLTHEPAARLAQLLVELTPAGLETVFFCDSGSVSVEVAIKMALQYWRSLGLPAKHRLMTWRGGYHGDTFAPMSVCDPEGGMHSLWTDVLVEQVFAEKVPHAYDDDYTRRFEAELTEHAAELAAVIVEPVVQGAGGMRFHDPRYLAELRAMCDRHGVLLIFDEIATGFGRTGELFAADHAGVSPDIMCVGKAMTGGYLTLAATLCTAKIARTISDGAAGALMHGPTFMANPLACAVAVASIELLQSGDWKSRVAAISEGLRSGLAPAADLDGVADVRVCGAIGVIDMQLPLGQQGMRIATDAALDAGVWLRPFRTLIYTMPPYICSEDEIQRIADAMVRAAAALGAASPGRTP; encoded by the coding sequence TTGACACCCGATGAAGTCGGATCCGTCGATGCTGCGCATCTGTGGCATCCGTACAGCGGGATCGGTGATCCCGATGCCGCTCAACGGCCGCTGGTGGTGACCAGTGCGAGCGGTCCGAACATCACAGTGGTGCGTGATGGCCGATCGGTCGAGGTGCTCGACGCGATGAGCTCATGGTGGTCGTGCATCCACGGCCACGGCCATCCCGCGCTGGACCGTGCGGTGACCGAACAGTTGGCCTCGATGAGCCATGTCATGTTCGGTGGGCTCACCCACGAACCTGCCGCGCGCCTCGCCCAGCTGCTGGTGGAGCTGACTCCGGCCGGTCTGGAAACGGTGTTCTTCTGTGACTCCGGATCGGTATCGGTGGAAGTGGCGATCAAGATGGCGCTGCAGTACTGGCGCAGCCTGGGGCTGCCGGCCAAACATCGTCTGATGACTTGGCGCGGGGGGTATCACGGCGACACCTTCGCCCCGATGAGCGTGTGCGATCCGGAAGGCGGCATGCACTCGCTGTGGACAGATGTGCTGGTCGAGCAGGTCTTCGCCGAGAAGGTTCCCCACGCCTACGACGACGACTACACGCGGCGTTTTGAGGCGGAGCTGACCGAGCATGCCGCCGAACTGGCGGCGGTCATCGTCGAGCCGGTGGTTCAGGGTGCCGGCGGAATGCGGTTCCACGATCCGCGCTATTTGGCAGAGCTGCGCGCCATGTGCGATCGGCACGGTGTGCTGCTGATCTTCGACGAGATCGCGACGGGCTTCGGGCGCACCGGTGAGCTGTTCGCAGCCGACCATGCCGGGGTCAGCCCCGACATCATGTGTGTGGGTAAGGCGATGACCGGTGGCTATCTGACCCTGGCCGCCACGCTGTGTACCGCGAAAATCGCGCGCACCATCAGTGACGGTGCGGCGGGCGCCCTCATGCACGGCCCTACCTTCATGGCCAACCCGTTGGCCTGCGCGGTAGCGGTCGCTTCGATAGAACTGCTGCAGTCAGGGGATTGGAAATCGCGGGTTGCGGCGATCTCCGAGGGCCTGCGCAGCGGCCTGGCGCCCGCTGCTGATCTCGATGGAGTTGCCGATGTGCGGGTGTGCGGCGCCATCGGGGTGATTGACATGCAGCTGCCCTTGGGGCAGCAGGGCATGCGCATCGCCACCGATGCGGCGCTCGACGCCGGGGTGTGGCTGCGGCCGTTCCGGACCTTGATCTACACGATGCCGCCGTACATCTGCAGCGAGGACGAGATACAGCGGATTGCCGATGCGATGGTGCGTGCGGCGGCGGCGTTGGGGGCCGCGTCGCCAGGCCGAACGCCGTGA
- a CDS encoding LysR family transcriptional regulator gives MDQWTSQLAPQLRALVELSAHDGHMTQAALALDIPQSSMSRRIHSLQAALGVPLLIHDGRTVRLTPVARRLAARAREPLAELDRTLGELTGDADPEHGTVRFGFPLTMGSGHIPDLLAAFRHRHPGIRVLLKQAHGTELGAELMTGNLDLAVVIPAPERLHHTTIGAQRIQVAVPVDHRLAGETALRMDQLTGETFIANPPSYNLRQLTETWCRAAGYVPNIAIEVTEFGTIRELISRGLGIALLPHDDRTPPGIREIPLVGDGYHRSIALAWGTSTRAASTQRLNDFLLQRFSPAAVNSAETA, from the coding sequence ATGGATCAATGGACATCCCAACTCGCTCCCCAACTGCGGGCACTTGTGGAGTTGTCCGCACATGACGGGCATATGACGCAGGCAGCACTGGCGCTGGATATTCCGCAGTCATCGATGAGCCGGCGAATCCACTCGCTGCAAGCGGCGCTGGGGGTGCCACTGCTCATTCATGACGGAAGGACGGTTCGGCTAACCCCTGTGGCGCGTCGCCTCGCGGCCCGGGCACGTGAACCCCTGGCCGAACTCGATCGCACCCTTGGCGAGCTCACCGGAGATGCGGATCCAGAGCACGGCACGGTGCGTTTCGGGTTCCCGCTCACCATGGGATCGGGGCATATCCCGGATCTGCTCGCCGCCTTCCGTCATCGACACCCGGGTATCCGGGTGCTGCTCAAACAGGCGCACGGAACAGAACTCGGTGCAGAGTTGATGACCGGCAATCTCGACCTCGCCGTCGTGATACCCGCACCGGAGCGCCTGCACCACACCACGATCGGCGCTCAGCGGATTCAGGTCGCGGTCCCCGTGGATCACCGGCTTGCCGGGGAGACCGCGCTACGCATGGACCAGCTGACCGGCGAGACATTCATCGCCAATCCGCCCAGCTACAACCTTCGGCAGCTCACCGAGACATGGTGTCGTGCAGCGGGTTACGTCCCGAACATTGCCATCGAAGTCACCGAGTTCGGCACGATCCGTGAACTCATCAGTCGGGGGCTTGGTATCGCACTGCTTCCGCATGACGACCGCACACCACCAGGTATCCGCGAGATACCGCTGGTCGGCGATGGTTACCACCGATCCATTGCGCTGGCGTGGGGCACCTCCACCCGCGCGGCATCCACTCAGCGCCTGAACGATTTTCTGCTGCAGCGTTTCTCGCCGGCGGCCGTCAACAGCGCGGAGACCGCTTAG
- the bioD gene encoding dethiobiotin synthase → MTVLLVTGTSTGVGKTVATAALAAAAVSQGIEVTVCKPVQTGEDRDADEVARLSGVTRVETLARYPEPLAPVAAASRAGLRLLDHVQMATAIFALDRPDALTLVEGAGGLLVELAAGGKTLRDLAIVLDAPVLVVTTADLGTLNHTALTLEALAAQSVPCAGLVVGSFPAEPDLVQRLNREDLANQFQTPVRAVIPEGAGRLMPAVFAEMSVALFDPQWVKGLVASN, encoded by the coding sequence ATGACGGTTCTCCTGGTCACCGGAACATCGACCGGAGTGGGGAAGACGGTGGCCACCGCGGCCCTGGCCGCGGCCGCGGTGAGCCAGGGCATTGAAGTGACGGTGTGCAAGCCGGTGCAAACCGGGGAGGACCGTGACGCCGACGAGGTTGCCCGGCTGTCCGGCGTCACGCGAGTCGAGACCTTGGCGCGCTATCCCGAACCGTTGGCTCCGGTGGCGGCGGCATCGCGGGCGGGCCTTCGGCTGCTGGACCACGTGCAGATGGCCACGGCGATATTCGCCCTCGACCGGCCCGACGCACTGACGCTGGTCGAAGGCGCGGGCGGCCTGCTAGTGGAGTTGGCCGCCGGGGGGAAGACCCTGCGCGATCTGGCGATTGTTCTGGACGCGCCGGTGCTGGTGGTGACCACCGCTGACCTGGGCACGCTCAACCACACCGCTCTCACGCTGGAAGCACTGGCGGCGCAGTCAGTGCCGTGCGCCGGCCTGGTGGTGGGGAGTTTCCCGGCAGAGCCGGACCTGGTGCAGCGGCTTAACCGTGAGGACCTGGCGAACCAGTTCCAGACGCCGGTGCGTGCGGTGATTCCAGAGGGCGCCGGACGGCTGATGCCCGCGGTCTTCGCCGAGATGAGCGTCGCGCTCTTCGACCCCCAGTGGGTCAAGGGCCTGGTGGCCTCTAACTGA
- a CDS encoding malate:quinone oxidoreductase yields the protein MTNVPRIYGPHDDADVVLIGGGIMSATLGSMLSILAPEWRIVLLERADALATESSGPWNNAGTGHSGFCELNYMPDPADGAKATGIAQQFHLSRQWWSYLAENGLLEPDAFIHPAAHMDVVFGQRDIDYLRRRYETLSAEPMFTGIRFSDCPTTIEDWAPLVMRGRAPDEPVAATLHPDGTDIDFGALTRALTQMITDRGAQVRLEHEVRVLTQGRDGSWMANGVNPHGDFTIRARSVFVGAGGHALRILQRARLPEVRGYAVLPVGAAFLRCGNPAVANRHSTKVYGQAPVGAPPMSVPHLDKRLVDGRPYLMFGPYATFSTRLLKHGRWIDFFTTLRWHNMHVIAAALVQNLSLIGYLIKQLVAGPRQRFAQLRRYYPTAEPGDWELVPAGQRAQLIRPDRRRMGVLQQGTELVVSADHTISGLLGASPGASTAVPIMLDALQRCFPEQWHTSWRTTMFGAIPGAADRTWDAAAVTESVRVTARALGLDETKPSS from the coding sequence ATGACGAACGTCCCACGTATCTACGGTCCCCATGACGATGCCGATGTGGTGTTGATCGGTGGCGGCATTATGTCTGCAACCTTGGGTTCGATGCTGTCGATCCTGGCGCCCGAATGGCGAATTGTGCTGCTGGAACGCGCCGACGCGCTCGCCACCGAGAGCAGCGGCCCCTGGAACAACGCCGGCACCGGGCACAGCGGATTCTGCGAACTCAACTACATGCCCGATCCCGCGGACGGCGCGAAAGCCACCGGGATAGCCCAGCAGTTCCATCTCAGCCGCCAGTGGTGGTCCTACCTCGCCGAGAACGGTCTACTCGAGCCTGATGCATTCATTCACCCGGCAGCACACATGGACGTGGTGTTCGGACAGCGGGATATCGACTATCTGCGGCGGCGATACGAAACACTCTCTGCCGAGCCGATGTTCACCGGAATACGGTTCAGTGATTGCCCCACCACCATCGAGGACTGGGCGCCGCTGGTGATGCGTGGCCGCGCACCCGATGAGCCCGTCGCCGCCACCCTGCATCCCGACGGTACCGATATCGATTTTGGCGCCCTCACTCGTGCGCTGACACAGATGATCACCGATCGCGGAGCACAGGTGCGTCTGGAACATGAAGTGCGCGTACTGACCCAGGGGCGCGACGGCTCATGGATGGCGAATGGGGTGAACCCCCATGGCGACTTCACCATACGAGCCCGCAGCGTGTTCGTTGGCGCCGGCGGGCACGCACTGAGGATCCTGCAACGCGCCCGGCTTCCCGAGGTGCGTGGTTACGCCGTCCTGCCCGTTGGTGCCGCATTCCTGCGGTGCGGGAATCCTGCCGTGGCGAACCGACACTCGACCAAGGTGTATGGCCAGGCACCCGTGGGCGCACCACCGATGTCGGTACCGCACTTGGACAAACGCCTGGTTGACGGGCGGCCGTACCTGATGTTCGGCCCCTACGCGACATTCAGCACCAGGCTGCTCAAACACGGCCGATGGATCGATTTCTTCACCACACTGCGCTGGCACAACATGCATGTGATCGCAGCCGCGCTCGTCCAAAATCTTTCACTGATTGGATACCTGATCAAGCAGCTGGTGGCGGGCCCCCGCCAACGATTCGCTCAGTTGCGCCGCTACTACCCCACCGCCGAACCTGGTGATTGGGAACTTGTCCCGGCAGGTCAACGGGCACAACTCATCAGACCTGATCGCCGGCGCATGGGCGTACTCCAGCAGGGCACCGAACTGGTGGTCAGCGCTGACCACACCATCTCCGGATTACTTGGCGCCTCCCCCGGCGCCTCCACGGCGGTTCCGATCATGCTCGACGCCCTCCAACGCTGCTTCCCCGAGCAATGGCACACCTCCTGGCGTACAACGATGTTCGGCGCGATCCCGGGTGCCGCAGACCGCACCTGGGATGCGGCAGCCGTCACCGAATCCGTACGGGTCACCGCACGCGCGCTGGGCCTCGACGAAACTAAGCCGTCGAGTTGA
- the bioB gene encoding biotin synthase BioB, with translation MTQAAEATTAGDTDRDILATAREQVLEQGVGLTQDQVLRVLQLPDDRLEELLALAHEVRMQWCGPEVEVEGIISLKTGGCPEDCHFCSQSGLFASPVRSAWLDIPSLVEAAKQTAKSGATEFCIVAAVRGPDERLLAQVAAGIEAIRNEVDIQIACSLGMLTQEQVDRLSAMGVHRYNHNLETAKSHFPNVVTTHSWEERWDTLRMVREAGMEVCCGGILGMGETLEQRAEFAANLAELEPDEVPLNFLNPRPGTPFGDLEVLPAADALRAVAAFRLALPRTMLRFAGGREITLGDLGAKQGILGGINAVIVGNYLTTLGRPAEADLELLVDLQMPIKALNSSL, from the coding sequence GTGACTCAGGCAGCCGAAGCAACCACCGCGGGCGATACGGATCGCGACATACTGGCTACCGCCCGTGAGCAGGTGCTCGAGCAGGGCGTGGGACTGACCCAGGATCAGGTCCTGCGCGTGCTCCAGCTTCCCGACGATCGCCTTGAGGAGCTGCTCGCACTCGCGCATGAGGTCCGGATGCAGTGGTGTGGCCCCGAGGTCGAGGTAGAGGGCATCATCAGCCTCAAGACGGGTGGCTGCCCTGAGGACTGCCATTTCTGCTCGCAATCCGGTCTCTTTGCTTCTCCGGTGCGTAGTGCGTGGCTCGATATCCCGAGCCTGGTCGAGGCCGCAAAGCAGACCGCGAAGTCCGGCGCCACCGAGTTCTGCATCGTGGCCGCGGTTCGTGGCCCCGACGAGCGCTTGCTGGCGCAGGTCGCTGCCGGTATCGAGGCCATTCGCAATGAGGTCGACATCCAGATCGCGTGCTCGCTGGGCATGCTGACCCAGGAGCAGGTGGATCGCCTCTCGGCAATGGGTGTGCACCGCTACAACCACAATCTCGAAACAGCCAAATCGCATTTCCCGAACGTGGTCACCACGCACAGCTGGGAGGAGCGTTGGGACACCCTTCGGATGGTTCGCGAGGCGGGCATGGAGGTCTGCTGCGGCGGCATCCTCGGTATGGGTGAGACGCTCGAGCAGCGCGCTGAGTTCGCCGCCAACCTGGCCGAGCTGGAACCCGATGAGGTTCCGTTGAACTTCCTGAACCCGCGCCCCGGAACGCCGTTCGGCGATCTCGAGGTACTCCCGGCCGCTGACGCGCTGCGCGCTGTTGCCGCGTTCCGTCTCGCACTGCCGCGCACCATGCTGCGTTTCGCCGGTGGTCGCGAGATCACCCTGGGTGATCTGGGGGCCAAGCAGGGCATTCTGGGCGGTATCAACGCCGTCATCGTCGGCAACTATCTGACGACACTGGGCCGTCCGGCCGAGGCCGACCTGGAACTGCTCGTCGATCTGCAGATGCCGATCAAGGCACTCAACAGCAGCCTGTGA
- a CDS encoding 8-amino-7-oxononanoate synthase: protein MVEASSPLAWLGEVERQREAAGLRRRLRTRSAAEPEIDLASNDYLGLARHPEVIEAGVEALRVWGAGSTGSRLVTGNTELHEELERELADFMGTQSALVFSSGYTANLGAVVALSGPGTLIVSDARTHASLIDACRLSRARVVVTPYRDTQAVAAALAQRPEERALVLTDAVFSADGALAPLTDLYAVCRSHGAVLLVDEAHGLGVRGAGGRGLVSEVGLAGREDLVVTVTLSKALGSQGGAVLGSEAVRAHLVDAARPFIFDTGLAPAAVGSALAALRLMAVESERVRAVLDHAATLGQWCGLADRPESAVVPVVLGDPTVAFNAAKACLEQGVRVGCFRPPSVPEGQSLLRLTARASLTDADMDRVREVLSGVLALARR from the coding sequence GTGGTCGAGGCATCATCACCGCTTGCCTGGTTGGGTGAGGTAGAGCGTCAACGGGAAGCCGCCGGACTGCGTCGGCGGCTACGTACCCGCAGTGCCGCCGAGCCCGAGATCGACCTGGCGTCCAACGACTACTTGGGCCTGGCGCGACACCCGGAGGTGATCGAGGCCGGCGTCGAAGCCCTGCGGGTGTGGGGTGCGGGCTCCACCGGTTCGCGCCTTGTCACCGGCAACACCGAACTGCATGAAGAGCTTGAGCGGGAGCTCGCCGACTTCATGGGCACACAGTCGGCACTGGTTTTCTCCTCGGGCTATACCGCCAATCTCGGTGCGGTGGTGGCACTTTCCGGCCCGGGAACGCTCATTGTCTCCGATGCGCGCACGCACGCCTCGCTGATCGATGCTTGCCGCCTGTCGAGGGCGCGCGTTGTGGTGACGCCCTATCGCGATACGCAGGCGGTGGCCGCGGCCCTGGCACAACGCCCCGAGGAACGCGCACTTGTCCTTACCGATGCGGTTTTCAGTGCCGATGGCGCGCTCGCCCCACTGACCGACCTGTATGCGGTCTGCCGCAGTCACGGAGCGGTGCTGTTGGTCGACGAGGCACACGGGCTGGGTGTACGCGGAGCCGGTGGTCGCGGACTGGTTTCCGAAGTCGGGCTTGCCGGGCGTGAGGACCTCGTCGTTACCGTCACGCTTTCCAAGGCCCTGGGTAGCCAGGGTGGGGCGGTGTTGGGCTCGGAAGCTGTTCGCGCACATCTGGTCGACGCCGCGCGGCCGTTTATCTTCGACACTGGTCTGGCTCCGGCCGCGGTCGGGTCGGCGCTGGCGGCGCTGCGCCTGATGGCTGTCGAATCGGAACGGGTTCGCGCCGTCCTTGACCATGCGGCCACGCTCGGTCAGTGGTGCGGCTTGGCGGATAGACCTGAGTCTGCGGTGGTGCCGGTGGTGTTGGGAGACCCCACGGTCGCGTTCAACGCCGCCAAAGCATGCCTGGAACAGGGTGTCCGGGTGGGCTGCTTCCGTCCACCTTCGGTCCCCGAAGGACAGTCACTGCTGCGCCTGACGGCGCGCGCCTCCCTTACCGATGCCGACATGGATCGGGTGCGTGAAGTGCTCTCCGGAGTATTGGCGCTGGCCCGCCGATGA